A DNA window from Brassica napus cultivar Da-Ae chromosome C1, Da-Ae, whole genome shotgun sequence contains the following coding sequences:
- the LOC106423247 gene encoding probable xyloglucan endotransglucosylase/hydrolase protein 29 isoform X2: MKVFLIYLVNLISSDLLMIAAFDYSSTNIPTSNGDVFVKTHDELDIEFLGNVEGKPWRFQTNMYGNGSTNRGREERYRLWFDPSKEFHRYSILWNPTKIIFWVDDVPIREIIRKEEMKGDYPQKPMSLYATIWDASSWATSGGKFGVDYAFSPFVSEFKDVALDGCNVSDSFPNNNNNNTVGYNYINCSASDQDLMTSDYSTISPKQAAAMRRFRERYMYYSYCYDTVRYAVPPPECVIVTAEKNRFRDTGRLKFGGSHRARKRRKRNRSTPVVSADQ, encoded by the exons ATGAAGGTCTTTCTCATTTATTTGGTGAATCTAATCTCATCCGATCTCCTGATGATCGCAGCGTTCGATTACTCCTCGACAAATATACCG ACGTCAAACGGCGATGTGTTTGTGAAGACCCACGATGAATTAGACATAGAGTTCTTAGGAAACGTTGAAGGGAAGCCGTGGCGGTTTCAGACGAATATGTACGGAAACGGTAGCACAAACCGTGGCCGAGAAGAACGCTACCGTCTTTGGTTTGATCCGTCCAAGGAGTTTCACCGTTATAGCATCCTTTGGAACCCTACCAAAATAAT ATTTTGGGTAGACGATGTGCCAATAAGAGAAATCataagaaaagaagaaatgaaAGGAGACTATCCACAAAAACCAATGTCTCTCTACGCAACCATTTGGGACGCCTCAAGCTGGGCTACTTCCGGCGGTAAATTCGGCGTCGACTATGCATTTTCACCTTTCGTCTCCGAGTTCAAAGACGTTGCTCTAGACGGTTGTAATGTCTCCGACTCATTccccaacaacaacaacaacaataccgTTGGTTATAACTACATCAACTGTTCTGCTTCCGACCAAGATCTCATGACTAGTGATTACTCAACCATTAGTCCTAAACAAGCAGCTGCGATGAGACGGTTCCGGGAACGTTATATGTATTATTCGTATTGTTACGACACCGTGAGATACGCCGTGCCTCCACCTGAGTGTGTGATCGTGACGGCTGAGAAGAACCGGTTTAGGGATACTGGACGGTTAAAGTTTGGTGGTAGTCATAGAGCACGGAAAAGACGGAAGCGGAATCGGTCTACGCCTGTGGTTTCGGCTGATCAATAG
- the LOC111202165 gene encoding uncharacterized protein LOC111202165: MELGSYGGLDLLCQLISIRIWVNMSRIHTSCSYRDRAINQTLECEMMVGEINHKAKKEVGGLVRLRRYDWDLTPNYPNYGCLPMPIHPCFRIVEDRYCKI; this comes from the exons ATGGAACTGGGAAGTTATGGTGGGTTGGATCTTCTATGTCAACTGATAtctattagaatatg GGTCAACATGAGCCGGATTCACACCTCATGTTCGTACCGAGATAGGGCTATCAATCAAACCTTGGAATGTGAAATGATGGTGGGGGAAATTAACCACAAAGCCAAGAAG GAGGTTGGTGGATTGGTACGTCTAAGGCGGTACGATTG GGATTTGACTCCTAACTATCCAAACTACGGCTGTCTACCAATGCCAATCCACCCATGTTTTCGGATCGTGGAAGACcgttattgtaaaatttaa
- the BNAC01G11490D gene encoding uncharacterized protein BNAC01G11490D produces the protein MSEEFQESEITFSDEYFMSNNVKSSNKENTKRQPMATEKKSSPVRIPSRTILPCTVEEEDEEGKESITPPHVIIGKRRTEAQMAFSFCTLKGRDLSRHRNSVLRMTGFLEV, from the coding sequence ATGTCAGAAGAATTTCAAGAATCCGAGATTACATTTTCCGATGAATATTTCATGAGTAACAACGTCAAGAGTAGCAACAAAGAAAACACCAAAAGACAGCCGATGGCCACGGAGAAGAAGTCATCTCCGGTGAGAATTCCGTCAAGAACTATTTTACCGTGTACGGTTGAGGAGGAGGATGAGGAGGGGAAGGAGAGTATAACTCCTCCACATGTCATAATCGGAAAACGAAGAACGGAAGCGCAAATGGCGTTTTCCTTCTGTACCCTTAAAGGAAGAGACTTAAGTCGTCACCGGAACTCCGTTCTTAGGATGACCGGTTTTTTGGAAGTTTAA
- the LOC106423208 gene encoding 4-coumarate--CoA ligase-like 6, which yields MAATHLHISPNPKIPTPSPQNPPPPWFSPDTGIYTSKHPSVHLPVDPHLDAASALFSHIHTIDDPNSAAFVDSLTGFSISYTELQVMVESIAAAIHRDLGVRQGDVVSLVLPNSLYFPLLFLSLISLGTVVTTMNPSSSLGEIKKQVSECNVALAFTSRESVAKLASLGVVVIRVPESYDLDSVRVENPKFYSIIKGGFDFGSVTKPLVKQDDVAAIMYSSGTTGASKGVMLTHRNLIASMELFVRFEASQYEHPGSSNVYLAALPLCHIYGLSLFVMGLLSVGSTIVVMRRFDVSDVVDVIERFKITHFPVVPPMLMALTKKAKGVCGEAFRSLKQVSSGAAPLSRKFIEDFVGTLPHVDLIQGYGMTESTAVGTRGFNTQKLRKYSSVGLLAPNMQARVVDWSSGSFLPPGNRGELWIQGPGVMKGYLNNPEATEMTIVEKSWLRTGDIAYFGEDGYLFIVDRMKEIIKYKGFQIAPADLEAVLVSHPLIIDAAVTAAPNEECGEIPVAFVVRRQETALSEQDVINYVAAQVAPYRKVRKVVMVSSIPKSPTGKILRKELKRILTNCVSSRL from the exons atggCGGCGACTCATCTTCACATATCCCCAAATCCTAAAATCCCAACGCCGTCTCCCCAAAACCCTCCTCCTCCCTGGTTCTCTCCCGACACCGGAATCTACACCAGCAAACACCCCTCCGTCCACCTCCCCGTCGACCCACATCTCGACGCCGCCTCCGCCCTCTTCTCCCACATACACACCATCGACGATCCTAATTCCGCCGCCTTCGTCGATTCCTTAACCGGATTCTCGATTTCTTACACCGAGCTCCAGGTCATGGTCGAATCAATTGCCGCCGCGATTCATCGCGACTTAGGCGTCCGACAAGGCGACGTCGTTTCGCTCGTCCTCCCTAACTCCCTCTACTTCCCGCTCCTTTTCCTCTCGCTGATCTCCTTGGGGACCGTTGTCACAACAATGAACCCTTCGAGTAGCTTGGGAGAGATCAAGAAGCAAGTTAGCGAGTGTAACGTCGCGTTAGCGTTTACTTCTCGCGAAAGCGTCGCGAAGCTGGCTTCTTTAGGGGTTGTGGTGATAAGGGTGCCCGAAAGTTACGATCTTGATTCGGTTCGAGTCGAGAACCCGAAGTTTTACTCAATCATCAAAGGAGGTTTTGATTTTGGGTCAGTAACAAAGCCTTTGGTTAAGCAAGACGACGTAGCTGCGATTATGTATTCATCTGGGACAACGGGAGCTAGTAAAGGAGTTATGTTAACTCATAGGAATCTCATTGCGTCAATGGAGCTTTTTGTTAGATTCGAAGCTTCGCAATACGAGCATCCAGGCTCGAGTAATGTTTATCTAGCGGCGTTGCCTTTGTGTCATATCTATGGTTTATCACTCTTTGTGATGGGGCTGTTGTCTGTTGGATCGACCATTGTTGTTATGAGGAGGTTTGATGTTTCTGATGTTGTTGATGTGATCGAGAGGTTTAAGATCACGCATTTCCCCGTTGTCCCTCCGATGTTGATGGCGTTGACGAAGAAGGCGAAAGGAGTTTGCGGGGAAGCGTTTAGAAGCTTGAAGCAGGTTTCTTCTGGAGCAGCTCCTTTGAGCAGGAAGTTTATTGAGGATTTCGTTGGGACTCTTCCTCATGTTGATTTGATTCAG GGATATGGGATGACTGAGTCAACCGCAGTTGGAACACGAGGGTTCAACACGCAAAAGCTTAGGAAGTATTCTTCGGTGGGACTACTTGCTCCTAATATGCAGGCTAGGGTAGTAGATTGGAGCTCTGGCTCTTTCCTTCCACCAGGTAACCGAGGAGAGCTCTGGATACAAGGTCCCGGTGTCATGAAAG GATACTTGAATAACCCAGAAGCAACTGAGATGACAATTGTTGAAAAAAGTTGGCTACGGACTGGGGACATTGCTTATTTTGGTGAAGATGGTTATCTGTTTATTGTTGACCGTATGAAGGAGATTATTAAGTACAAAGGTTTTCAG ATAGCACCAGCAGATTTGGAGGCTGTTCTTGTTTCACATCCTTTGATTATCGATGCTGCAGTAACAGC TGCCCCAAATGAAGAGTGTGGAGAGATTCCGGTAGCATTCGTTGTCAGGAGACAAGAAACAGCACTTTCAGAACAAGATGTAATAAACTATGTAGCTGCTCAG GTTGCGCCGTACAGGAAGGTGAGGAAAGTGGTGATGGTTAGCTCAATACCAAAATCTCCAACAGGGAAGATATTGAGAAAGGAACTAAAGAGAATATTGACAAACTGTGTTTCTTCAAGACTATGA
- the LOC106423247 gene encoding probable xyloglucan endotransglucosylase/hydrolase protein 29 isoform X1 — protein sequence MRDSIYLLWINHGLKVMMVMMMFVSWRGVLGLENINPIFFDEGLSHLFGESNLIRSPDDRSVRLLLDKYTGSGFISSNMYQHGFFSSLIKLPGAYTAGLVVAFYTSNGDVFVKTHDELDIEFLGNVEGKPWRFQTNMYGNGSTNRGREERYRLWFDPSKEFHRYSILWNPTKIIFWVDDVPIREIIRKEEMKGDYPQKPMSLYATIWDASSWATSGGKFGVDYAFSPFVSEFKDVALDGCNVSDSFPNNNNNNTVGYNYINCSASDQDLMTSDYSTISPKQAAAMRRFRERYMYYSYCYDTVRYAVPPPECVIVTAEKNRFRDTGRLKFGGSHRARKRRKRNRSTPVVSADQ from the exons ATGAGAGATTCAATATACCTTTTAtggattaatcatggattaaaggtgatgatggtgatgatgatgttcGTATCATGGAGAGGTGTTTTGGGATTGGAGAACATAAACCCCATATTCTTCGATGAAGGTCTTTCTCATTTATTTGGTGAATCTAATCTCATCCGATCTCCTGATGATCGCAGCGTTCGATTACTCCTCGACAAATATACCG GGTCAGGATTTATATCTTCAAACATGTATCAACATGGATTTTTTAGTTCGTTGATAAAGTTGCCAGGAGCTTACACGGCCGGTCTTGTAGTAGCCTTCTAT ACGTCAAACGGCGATGTGTTTGTGAAGACCCACGATGAATTAGACATAGAGTTCTTAGGAAACGTTGAAGGGAAGCCGTGGCGGTTTCAGACGAATATGTACGGAAACGGTAGCACAAACCGTGGCCGAGAAGAACGCTACCGTCTTTGGTTTGATCCGTCCAAGGAGTTTCACCGTTATAGCATCCTTTGGAACCCTACCAAAATAAT ATTTTGGGTAGACGATGTGCCAATAAGAGAAATCataagaaaagaagaaatgaaAGGAGACTATCCACAAAAACCAATGTCTCTCTACGCAACCATTTGGGACGCCTCAAGCTGGGCTACTTCCGGCGGTAAATTCGGCGTCGACTATGCATTTTCACCTTTCGTCTCCGAGTTCAAAGACGTTGCTCTAGACGGTTGTAATGTCTCCGACTCATTccccaacaacaacaacaacaataccgTTGGTTATAACTACATCAACTGTTCTGCTTCCGACCAAGATCTCATGACTAGTGATTACTCAACCATTAGTCCTAAACAAGCAGCTGCGATGAGACGGTTCCGGGAACGTTATATGTATTATTCGTATTGTTACGACACCGTGAGATACGCCGTGCCTCCACCTGAGTGTGTGATCGTGACGGCTGAGAAGAACCGGTTTAGGGATACTGGACGGTTAAAGTTTGGTGGTAGTCATAGAGCACGGAAAAGACGGAAGCGGAATCGGTCTACGCCTGTGGTTTCGGCTGATCAATAG
- the LOC106423206 gene encoding vacuolar protein sorting-associated protein 25 isoform X2 — protein MQKLGDFKLPQFFNYPPYFTLQPVRDTREKQIQLWKELILDFCKSQKVFLIGVEEDFPLFSNSAIDRTLSHEARETFLSAFVGEGRAEWLDKGHRKCLILWHRIQDWADIILKFVRENGLEDSVMTVEEIRSGTESLGTELEGIDRTILMRALKLLENKGKLALFKGTSADDEGVKFSV, from the exons ATGCAGAAACTGGGTGATTTCAAGCTTCCTCAGTTCTTCAATTATCCTCCATATTTCAC TTTGCAGCCTGTGAGGGACACTCGTGAGAAGCAAATACAGCTCTGGAAAGAGCTTATCTTGGACTTCTGCAAATCCCAAAAGGTCTTCCTGATCGGCGTTGAAGAAGACTTCCCTCTCTTCTCCAACTCTGCTATTGATC GAACTTTAAGCCATGAAGCAAGGGAAACTTTCCTCTCAGCCTTTGTTGGAGAAG GGCGTGCGGAGTGGCTAGATAAAGGTCATAGGAAATGTCTGATTCTCTGGCACCGGATTCAAGACTGGGCAGACATTATTCTTAAATTT GTGAGAGAGAATGGTTTAGAGGACAGTGTTATGACTGTTGAAGAAATACGTTCAGGGACTGAATCACTTGGAACAG aACTTGAAGGGATTGATCGGACGATTCTAATGAGAGCATTGAAGCTGCTAGAGAACAAGGGCAAGCTTGCATTGTTCAAAGGAACTTCAGCCGATGATGAAGGCGTCAAGTTCTCTGTCTGA
- the LOC106423206 gene encoding vacuolar protein sorting-associated protein 25 isoform X1 produces MSLIGKSVPFTSVSDQALRHRFSICCSWIESDRICEGQRMQKLGDFKLPQFFNYPPYFTLQPVRDTREKQIQLWKELILDFCKSQKVFLIGVEEDFPLFSNSAIDRTLSHEARETFLSAFVGEGRAEWLDKGHRKCLILWHRIQDWADIILKFVRENGLEDSVMTVEEIRSGTESLGTELEGIDRTILMRALKLLENKGKLALFKGTSADDEGVKFSV; encoded by the exons ATGTCTCTGATTGGAAAGTCGGTTCCTTTTACTTCTGTATCCGATCAAGCTCTCCGGCACAGATTCTCGATCTGTTGTTCCTGGATTGAATCCGACAGG ATTTGCGAGGGTCAAAGGATGCAGAAACTGGGTGATTTCAAGCTTCCTCAGTTCTTCAATTATCCTCCATATTTCAC TTTGCAGCCTGTGAGGGACACTCGTGAGAAGCAAATACAGCTCTGGAAAGAGCTTATCTTGGACTTCTGCAAATCCCAAAAGGTCTTCCTGATCGGCGTTGAAGAAGACTTCCCTCTCTTCTCCAACTCTGCTATTGATC GAACTTTAAGCCATGAAGCAAGGGAAACTTTCCTCTCAGCCTTTGTTGGAGAAG GGCGTGCGGAGTGGCTAGATAAAGGTCATAGGAAATGTCTGATTCTCTGGCACCGGATTCAAGACTGGGCAGACATTATTCTTAAATTT GTGAGAGAGAATGGTTTAGAGGACAGTGTTATGACTGTTGAAGAAATACGTTCAGGGACTGAATCACTTGGAACAG aACTTGAAGGGATTGATCGGACGATTCTAATGAGAGCATTGAAGCTGCTAGAGAACAAGGGCAAGCTTGCATTGTTCAAAGGAACTTCAGCCGATGATGAAGGCGTCAAGTTCTCTGTCTGA